A window of the Mesotoga prima MesG1.Ag.4.2 genome harbors these coding sequences:
- the sufU gene encoding Fe-S cluster assembly sulfur transfer protein SufU, whose translation MNFEQLYSDFIMYHFKNNSHRGRIEDCTYTVEGSNTSCGDSITLYLIIGRGVVDTIGFEGEGCAISQASAAVMTEILEGKSLDEAAATIVNFEKMIRGEDYDGSKIGDAAFFEGLKEHPMRAKCVILPWKTAAKVLVSKQQKKTGA comes from the coding sequence ATGAACTTCGAGCAATTATATTCCGACTTCATAATGTATCACTTCAAGAACAATAGCCACCGAGGACGGATAGAGGATTGCACTTACACAGTCGAAGGTTCGAACACTTCTTGTGGAGATTCGATCACTCTTTATCTGATTATTGGAAGAGGAGTTGTAGATACTATTGGATTTGAGGGTGAAGGCTGTGCGATAAGTCAGGCGTCAGCTGCAGTCATGACAGAGATTCTTGAAGGTAAGTCACTTGATGAAGCAGCTGCGACAATTGTGAATTTTGAGAAAATGATACGTGGTGAGGATTATGATGGGTCAAAAATAGGTGATGCCGCTTTTTTTGAGGGGTTGAAGGAACATCCTATGAGAGCGAAGTGCGTAATCCTTCCCTGGAAAACAGCTGCAAAGGTTTTGGTTTCCAAACAACAAAAAAAGACCGGTGCATAA
- a CDS encoding tetratricopeptide repeat protein, producing the protein MNDKTVIVYLPLKPEMAKANNLPIKLPILVQDMGNVLDLDRIDLDIIIRGLEAQCLLESDDYYESYLIYYYYEAFKRSLNSGNFDESKKFLERAGKIKKDYRYHFYLGLLLREEGKIELSEIELRQAIEMNREFYIGYYELGRLFQLQEEYDEAVSSYVKSVEKSGGQFPLPFVATIDCFISKGDYSAAMEVIDNVNEQFPLYSEILLRKGVILNETQKYSLAEATFSENIGLGEDWKSFYNRSFSRARQGKLFEAYDDLKTAFKISGNSEVLYELAISEKNMGMLEDSLSHCERYYNETLDEKALVLKARILDMMGDYDSAIEATEERYVELKNVLLIHKYLAEGKIKRDLPFEEPLNEFYYRSLQNKIARDGFSDCRLIESGRINIERLTELLTELGIDDLTERISLLSEGLLPGKTREVTLPEVGLFTTLIFEMQFFPSQQEYLSYLMSFLVSGKGKTTAIFKTLLYLERWSLSGLPFTIEAFVDEYIEEIKDLSFDFGLNIARIIEYGGSDIDTFEEEQDVDPEEAVLTIIYSLEKGTISELRTPDYSLNNYISRLSGAGG; encoded by the coding sequence TTGAATGACAAAACGGTAATTGTTTACCTTCCTTTGAAGCCAGAAATGGCTAAGGCCAATAATCTCCCGATAAAGCTCCCGATCCTCGTCCAGGACATGGGGAATGTTCTTGACCTGGACAGAATAGACCTTGACATAATCATAAGGGGTCTTGAGGCTCAATGCCTTTTGGAGAGCGACGATTATTATGAGTCATACCTAATTTATTACTACTATGAAGCCTTCAAAAGATCGTTGAATTCCGGCAATTTCGATGAATCGAAGAAGTTCCTGGAAAGGGCAGGAAAAATCAAAAAGGACTATAGGTATCATTTCTATCTTGGATTGTTGCTTAGGGAGGAAGGAAAGATTGAGTTGTCGGAAATTGAGCTGAGACAAGCGATAGAAATGAATCGGGAATTTTACATTGGTTATTATGAGCTTGGCAGATTGTTTCAGCTTCAAGAGGAATACGACGAAGCGGTCTCTTCATATGTGAAGTCCGTTGAGAAGTCTGGAGGACAGTTTCCTCTACCTTTTGTCGCCACGATTGACTGTTTCATTTCAAAGGGAGATTACAGTGCCGCAATGGAAGTTATTGACAACGTGAATGAACAGTTTCCTCTTTATTCGGAAATCCTTCTCAGGAAGGGGGTTATCTTGAACGAAACCCAAAAGTATTCCTTAGCCGAGGCGACTTTTTCCGAAAATATTGGACTCGGGGAAGACTGGAAGAGTTTCTACAACCGCTCCTTTTCAAGGGCTAGACAGGGGAAGTTGTTTGAGGCTTATGATGATTTGAAGACTGCATTCAAGATCAGTGGAAATTCCGAAGTGCTTTACGAACTAGCCATCTCAGAGAAGAATATGGGAATGCTTGAGGACTCTCTTTCTCACTGTGAGAGATACTATAATGAGACCCTAGACGAAAAGGCTCTGGTCCTGAAAGCACGAATACTTGATATGATGGGTGATTATGATAGCGCGATCGAGGCAACAGAGGAAAGATATGTGGAGCTCAAGAATGTGCTTCTGATTCACAAATATCTTGCCGAAGGTAAGATAAAGAGAGATCTTCCCTTTGAAGAACCACTGAACGAGTTTTACTATAGATCATTGCAGAACAAAATTGCTAGAGATGGATTCTCTGATTGCAGATTGATCGAATCCGGAAGGATAAATATCGAGAGGCTTACAGAGCTTCTTACTGAACTGGGGATCGATGATTTGACTGAGAGAATCTCTCTGCTATCTGAAGGGCTTCTTCCAGGCAAAACGAGAGAGGTCACTTTACCCGAAGTTGGACTGTTCACCACACTTATTTTTGAGATGCAGTTTTTCCCTTCACAGCAGGAGTATCTTTCGTATCTGATGTCTTTCCTCGTTTCCGGCAAGGGTAAGACGACTGCGATTTTCAAGACTCTGTTGTATCTTGAAAGATGGTCTCTCTCCGGTCTGCCTTTCACAATCGAAGCGTTCGTGGACGAGTATATAGAAGAAATCAAGGATCTCAGCTTTGACTTTGGGCTGAACATTGCCAGGATAATTGAATACGGAGGATCGGATATCGACACTTTTGAAGAGGAACAGGATGTAGATCCTGAAGAGGCGGTGCTTACTATCATATATTCACTTGAAAAGGGAACAATAAGCGAGTTGAGGACTCCCGATTACTCGCTAAACAACTATATTTCCAGGCTTTCTGGGGCAGGAGGATAA
- the secG gene encoding preprotein translocase subunit SecG — translation MVVLAYVLISLHIAISVGLGIAVMMQMSKSAELGGAFGGGASHTMFGRKKGLDTMGKITLGLAIGFMVNSILIAFVISRAFGA, via the coding sequence ATGGTTGTTCTTGCATATGTACTGATTTCCCTGCACATTGCGATAAGTGTGGGATTAGGAATTGCCGTAATGATGCAAATGTCCAAGTCCGCGGAGCTGGGCGGGGCTTTTGGAGGCGGTGCGTCTCATACCATGTTTGGCAGAAAGAAGGGGCTGGACACTATGGGTAAAATCACGCTTGGCCTTGCTATCGGATTCATGGTGAACAGTATTTTGATTGCATTTGTAATTTCGAGAGCATTTGGCGCATAA
- the tyrS gene encoding tyrosine--tRNA ligase, whose translation MTPEEQLKELSRNHVSLISEEELLRKLKSKRSLRVKLGVDPSRPDLHLGHAVVLRKLRHFQKFGHQVVLIIGDFTARIGDPSGRSKTRPMLSREEAKINAESYSTQAFKILDRELTEIRFNSEWLDAMSFEDVIRLSSKYTVARMMERHDFARRYEENEPIGISEFLYPLAQAYDSVVVKADVEIGGDDQFFNLVVGRKIQEEHGLEAQAILTVPLIEGTDGKLKMSKSYDNYIAFDDTPRDMFGKLMSIPDTLTLKYFRLLTDKSEVELSEIETKIKSKSVNPRDLKLELGVEITSQFYGEETALNARDEFIKIFRNKELPGEIPEIKISTESVSVVDLLVSHANISSRSEARRLIDQGGVKVNDEVLNDIHSVIEISDGDVLRIGKKRFYRLVKC comes from the coding sequence TTGACCCCTGAGGAACAACTTAAGGAGCTATCCAGGAATCACGTATCGTTGATCTCAGAGGAGGAGCTTCTTAGAAAGCTTAAAAGTAAACGGTCGTTGAGGGTTAAGCTTGGTGTAGATCCGTCCAGACCGGATCTTCACCTGGGTCATGCTGTGGTCTTGAGAAAGCTGCGTCACTTTCAGAAGTTCGGTCATCAAGTTGTATTGATCATTGGAGATTTTACGGCTAGGATCGGTGACCCTTCCGGAAGGTCAAAGACGAGACCAATGCTTTCCAGAGAGGAAGCGAAGATCAATGCTGAATCTTACAGCACTCAGGCCTTCAAGATACTCGACAGAGAGCTTACAGAAATCAGATTCAATTCCGAATGGCTGGATGCGATGAGTTTCGAAGATGTTATTCGGCTTTCCTCAAAATACACGGTTGCCAGAATGATGGAAAGACATGACTTCGCCAGGAGATACGAGGAGAACGAACCAATTGGAATTTCCGAGTTTCTTTATCCTCTCGCTCAGGCCTACGATTCTGTTGTTGTGAAAGCCGATGTCGAGATTGGCGGAGATGATCAGTTCTTCAACCTCGTCGTCGGAAGAAAGATTCAGGAGGAGCATGGCCTTGAGGCCCAGGCGATTCTCACTGTTCCTCTTATTGAAGGGACGGACGGAAAGCTCAAGATGTCAAAGAGCTACGATAATTACATAGCTTTTGACGATACCCCAAGGGACATGTTCGGAAAGCTCATGTCAATTCCCGACACCCTCACACTGAAATATTTCAGATTGCTGACCGACAAGAGCGAAGTAGAACTTTCCGAAATCGAGACAAAGATCAAGAGCAAGTCGGTAAACCCACGGGATTTAAAGCTCGAGCTTGGGGTGGAGATAACATCTCAGTTCTATGGGGAAGAGACGGCGCTCAATGCAAGAGACGAGTTCATAAAAATCTTCAGAAACAAAGAGCTGCCCGGAGAGATACCGGAAATAAAAATCTCGACAGAGAGTGTTTCAGTTGTTGATCTTCTGGTTTCTCATGCTAATATTTCATCAAGAAGCGAAGCGAGAAGACTTATAGACCAGGGCGGAGTGAAAGTCAACGATGAAGTCTTGAATGATATTCATTCCGTTATCGAAATTTCCGATGGAGATGTTCTGAGAATCGGAAAAAAGCGTTTCTATCGCCTTGTCAAGTGCTAA
- a CDS encoding S-layer homology domain-containing protein, giving the protein MKKLSILTLIVVAFASLSLGVEYSDLSENHWAYDSVIKTTAGGLFIGFPDGTFRGSEFATRYQLAMTLARFMDYSDAGDAKLQEVVFSLTKKVAGLSLEISDNKKNLVDLTAELRALEATVASLKQSGMTGDFVSLKTFDDTVAFLYDEIDRLSMEAVTANEGIVLISERLDSMSSVPSDVEALKNRATDLEVTVKLLGQAIANLKNDNSEQAEAVADLTSRFEATENVLNSVTSDLFAMRRSMATKDDLSTLESKLAGEMPDLEPYVTNEDLNDKLSLMYTRILKIQDSIAKMPEVKYYDAEIEEIHAAMENADETLEVLFDQVDLNISRLDDLDGKLAELKSELSTKASASDVEAVEGRVTDLEVTTKMLSNAVIAANKRISELDYVTPEQLTAKMNFLYRKLGLAEENLKAELGNLNGELDLLRDEVTDNYEMLEVAFDQIDANIAVLDDHADSIASLEDRTGTLEGKVGVLEGAVDSLESITNTMAIQMFKLDRNKADKSALEAAETRIAALEENDVVIEGKISALEETQKQNVINTNAAIILSFVALAFGAVGLILK; this is encoded by the coding sequence ATGAAGAAGCTTTCTATACTGACACTGATCGTTGTTGCTTTTGCATCCTTATCTTTGGGTGTCGAGTACAGCGATTTGTCAGAAAATCACTGGGCCTACGACAGCGTTATTAAGACGACAGCCGGTGGATTGTTCATTGGTTTCCCTGATGGCACATTCAGAGGTAGTGAGTTTGCTACGCGTTACCAGCTGGCAATGACTCTTGCCAGGTTTATGGACTATTCTGATGCCGGGGATGCTAAACTCCAGGAAGTGGTTTTCTCTCTTACGAAGAAAGTCGCGGGGCTTTCCCTGGAGATCTCTGACAACAAGAAGAATTTGGTCGATTTAACAGCGGAACTGAGGGCACTTGAGGCAACGGTCGCATCGTTGAAACAAAGTGGAATGACTGGAGACTTTGTGTCGTTGAAAACCTTTGACGATACGGTCGCTTTCCTTTACGATGAGATCGACAGACTCTCCATGGAAGCAGTCACTGCAAATGAAGGAATCGTGCTAATCAGCGAAAGACTTGATTCGATGAGTAGCGTTCCTTCGGATGTTGAGGCTCTTAAGAACAGAGCAACTGATCTCGAAGTTACAGTTAAGCTTCTCGGTCAAGCTATTGCCAATTTGAAGAACGACAATAGCGAGCAGGCAGAGGCGGTTGCTGATTTAACTTCCAGATTTGAGGCTACTGAAAACGTTCTTAACAGTGTGACGTCAGATCTTTTTGCCATGAGGAGAAGTATGGCTACGAAGGACGATCTTTCGACTCTCGAGTCGAAACTAGCAGGCGAAATGCCAGATCTCGAGCCTTATGTAACCAATGAGGACTTAAATGACAAGCTTTCGCTCATGTACACGAGGATCCTCAAGATTCAGGACAGCATTGCCAAGATGCCCGAAGTTAAGTACTACGATGCCGAAATCGAAGAGATTCATGCAGCAATGGAGAATGCTGATGAAACCCTTGAAGTCCTTTTTGATCAGGTCGACCTAAACATTTCCAGACTTGACGATCTGGACGGAAAACTGGCGGAACTCAAATCCGAGCTTTCCACAAAGGCTTCAGCCAGCGATGTGGAAGCAGTAGAGGGAAGGGTCACGGATCTCGAAGTCACAACGAAGATGCTTAGTAATGCGGTTATTGCTGCTAACAAGAGGATTTCGGAGCTCGACTACGTGACGCCCGAGCAGCTAACGGCAAAGATGAATTTCCTCTACAGGAAGCTAGGCCTCGCAGAAGAGAATCTGAAAGCAGAGCTTGGCAATCTCAACGGGGAGCTCGATCTCCTGAGAGATGAAGTGACAGATAACTACGAAATGCTTGAAGTTGCTTTTGACCAAATCGATGCTAACATCGCAGTTCTTGATGATCATGCCGATTCGATTGCTTCCCTCGAAGATAGAACAGGCACTCTTGAGGGTAAGGTTGGAGTTTTGGAAGGAGCAGTAGACAGCCTGGAGAGCATCACTAACACAATGGCAATTCAGATGTTCAAGCTCGACAGGAACAAGGCAGACAAGTCTGCGCTTGAGGCAGCCGAAACTAGAATAGCCGCCCTCGAAGAAAACGATGTGGTTATCGAAGGTAAGATTTCTGCTCTCGAAGAGACTCAGAAGCAGAATGTAATCAATACAAATGCAGCGATTATCCTTTCTTTTGTAGCACTTGCTTTTGGAGCGGTAGGGTTAATCCTGAAATGA
- a CDS encoding ABC transporter permease, translating into MKKKDIVDNNTLQSTEISKEDLFEVKYMSRWQLVWRALRKHKLGLLSLWILIIMYLIALFAEFLAPNSPYEQTQGLSFAPPSKVHWTDEEGKLTAPYIYAWVMERDPETYRTTFAEGVSVGALTAIDKSTGEEITFRKGENGVKDIFLTIKTERYALDADGNRANIGQPDYSIIQNIKLNELELFERTQVSETTNKTTIDSLSPSRFRELQKIGPPVKVVTERTLHRVFAQKEDEIDDVVLEAISLYNEIIDLDGGDVELAQEFLAELEISPTLLGVIVEPEVKTYETVKYPVKFFVKSWEYKLFWLIPTNIHLFGTDQPSKLLLFGADRYGRDVYSRILAGSRISMSIGLLAIMITFSLGLSIGGAAGYFGGITDEILMRVTEVLMSIPSFYLLISLRAILPTSIPSHLTYLLIVVILSFIGWPGMARVIRGMVLGLKETEFVQAAVAMGYPSSRVILRHIIPNTATYIIVAATLSIPGYILGEAGLSFLGLGITEPSASWGLMLSQAQSIKAMTEAPWLLIPGIFIFIVVMGFNLLGDALRDALDPRSLGY; encoded by the coding sequence ATGAAGAAGAAAGATATTGTCGATAATAATACATTGCAGAGCACGGAGATCAGCAAAGAGGATCTCTTTGAAGTAAAATACATGAGCCGCTGGCAGCTCGTTTGGAGAGCCTTGAGAAAGCACAAGTTGGGTTTGCTTTCCCTCTGGATACTGATTATAATGTACCTAATTGCGTTATTCGCAGAGTTCCTTGCGCCAAACAGCCCTTACGAGCAGACTCAGGGTCTATCGTTTGCCCCGCCATCTAAAGTTCACTGGACAGATGAAGAAGGGAAGCTCACCGCTCCTTACATTTATGCCTGGGTCATGGAACGGGATCCAGAAACATACAGGACGACTTTTGCTGAAGGTGTTTCCGTAGGAGCGCTGACAGCAATCGACAAGTCCACAGGCGAGGAAATCACATTTAGGAAGGGTGAGAACGGAGTAAAAGATATCTTTCTCACAATAAAGACCGAAAGATACGCTTTAGACGCAGATGGAAATCGAGCTAACATTGGGCAACCAGATTATTCCATTATCCAGAACATCAAACTGAATGAACTGGAGCTTTTCGAGAGGACACAGGTTAGCGAAACCACGAACAAAACCACAATAGACTCTTTGAGCCCTAGCAGGTTTAGAGAGCTTCAAAAAATTGGACCGCCTGTGAAGGTGGTGACTGAAAGGACACTTCACAGAGTCTTCGCTCAGAAAGAGGATGAAATTGACGATGTTGTTCTTGAAGCCATAAGTCTTTACAACGAAATAATCGATCTTGACGGAGGAGATGTGGAGCTTGCTCAAGAGTTTCTTGCCGAGCTTGAAATCTCTCCAACTCTTCTTGGGGTAATCGTTGAACCTGAAGTCAAGACTTACGAAACCGTGAAGTACCCTGTTAAATTCTTCGTGAAGTCTTGGGAATACAAGCTCTTCTGGTTGATCCCAACAAACATTCATCTTTTCGGTACCGACCAGCCTTCGAAGCTGCTTTTATTCGGAGCAGACAGATACGGAAGAGATGTCTATTCAAGAATTCTGGCAGGGTCAAGAATCTCCATGAGTATTGGTTTACTTGCTATAATGATAACTTTTTCTCTTGGCCTATCAATTGGAGGTGCTGCTGGTTACTTTGGTGGAATTACTGACGAGATACTAATGAGAGTAACAGAAGTTTTGATGTCTATCCCGAGTTTCTACTTGCTAATCTCATTGCGGGCAATACTGCCCACCAGCATTCCATCACATTTGACCTATCTGCTAATAGTGGTAATACTTAGCTTCATCGGCTGGCCTGGAATGGCAAGGGTCATTCGTGGTATGGTTCTCGGTCTAAAGGAGACGGAATTCGTCCAGGCTGCTGTTGCTATGGGCTATCCTTCTTCTCGAGTGATACTAAGGCATATTATTCCAAACACGGCAACCTACATTATTGTAGCCGCTACTCTGTCTATACCAGGCTATATACTGGGCGAGGCCGGGTTAAGCTTCCTGGGCCTCGGAATCACAGAACCTTCTGCAAGCTGGGGGTTGATGCTTTCACAGGCGCAAAGCATTAAAGCAATGACTGAAGCTCCATGGCTTCTTATACCGGGTATCTTCATATTCATTGTGGTCATGGGATTCAACCTTCTAGGCGACGCCTTGAGAGATGCTCTTGACCCAAGATCCCTAGGGTACTAA
- a CDS encoding ABC transporter permease, which translates to MLKYIVRRLILAIPVLLGVSILAFMIISAAPGDFLDAYRLNPSISREQIAVLESQFGLDQNVFVQYFKWLGNVLTGNFGYSFSYRIPVFELVWRRLGATLLLSISTLIFTWGIGIPLGIYSALHQYSPSDQAFSFLAFIGISIPNFFFALLWLFMAAKTGWFPIGGIISQNFGDLSFFGKIGDYLWHVAGPMVTLGTSGLAGLMRQMRGQLLDQLRQDYVLFARAKGMPEKNVIYKHALRNAINPIVTMFGYALSGLLGGAVLTETVFGWPGMGRLVIEALNAQDLFLVMATLLLSAVLLVIGNLLADLLLAWVDPRIRYRLS; encoded by the coding sequence GTGCTGAAATATATAGTTAGAAGGCTGATTCTTGCAATTCCCGTCTTGCTTGGGGTCTCGATACTGGCCTTCATGATTATATCCGCTGCCCCTGGAGATTTTTTGGATGCATACAGATTGAACCCTTCAATTTCGAGGGAGCAAATCGCCGTTCTCGAAAGTCAGTTTGGGCTTGATCAGAATGTATTTGTACAATATTTCAAATGGTTGGGTAATGTTCTTACAGGTAATTTCGGGTACTCTTTCAGCTATAGAATTCCAGTTTTCGAACTGGTATGGAGAAGACTAGGGGCAACTCTTTTGTTGAGCATCAGCACTTTGATTTTCACGTGGGGAATCGGTATTCCTCTGGGTATCTATTCTGCGCTTCATCAGTATTCTCCCAGCGATCAGGCCTTTTCTTTTCTTGCGTTTATTGGCATCTCAATTCCAAACTTCTTCTTTGCACTGCTGTGGCTTTTTATGGCGGCCAAAACCGGTTGGTTCCCAATAGGTGGGATAATATCTCAGAACTTCGGCGACCTGAGTTTCTTTGGAAAGATTGGAGACTACCTTTGGCATGTTGCCGGTCCGATGGTCACTCTTGGCACATCCGGGTTGGCCGGTCTGATGAGACAGATGAGAGGTCAGCTTCTAGATCAACTCAGGCAGGATTATGTTCTCTTCGCAAGAGCAAAGGGAATGCCCGAGAAGAATGTCATATATAAACACGCATTGAGAAATGCAATAAATCCTATCGTTACTATGTTTGGATATGCACTTTCCGGCTTGCTTGGGGGGGCTGTCCTGACGGAGACGGTTTTTGGTTGGCCTGGAATGGGAAGACTTGTTATAGAGGCCTTAAACGCTCAGGATTTGTTTCTTGTTATGGCAACATTACTCCTTTCTGCTGTACTTCTGGTAATCGGCAATTTGCTTGCTGATCTTTTGCTCGCCTGGGTCGATCCCAGAATACGTTATAGGCTGAGCTGA
- a CDS encoding ABC transporter substrate-binding protein, with amino-acid sequence MKKLSVLLVVLIAAGFLFAATEYHVEETWNGKPGGTFYYWGLGDPKTFNYDWAQETSSTDPLGFILATLIESDEGGMPTLPGLAKKWWFSEDGLTFFVQIREGLQWSDGEPFTIDDVYWTFVDVSFIPENTANGNGSYLDSNDQLPVVEIVDDTTISFTWTVPMVTALRQIGFRPIMPKHVLEEVVANGTYPEFWTIADFDKLVGMGPFVITDYIEGVRIVFERNPYYWKVDGNGVKLPYFDKLNYELLADQNTSLLRFEAGELDLYGPTAEQFPRLAEMAAEKGWITGVGGPALGSQFVTFNFNATDPVKREWFRNDGFRRAFVYAMDRDAIIESLYNGLGSPLYGPVSPSSGFYNPEIEKFAYKYSITRARLELKRGGFDWLADGTCVDANGNPVEFELLTNAGNVVREAISNIIVDGAAKLGIKVNFRPIDFNTVVSRLTDATYEAVVIGLTGSVDPGTGWNVYRLDGGLHFWNYPPDYNPDDHITEDMYILPDWEKRVDEIYRLQTSAVDDQDRYDLFAEFQMIFAEYQPVVFTMAQNFLYVYKNNIKMPVEKLTPATGLLYQLEGWWKE; translated from the coding sequence ATGAAGAAACTTTCAGTGCTTCTAGTGGTTCTCATTGCAGCAGGATTTCTTTTTGCCGCTACTGAGTACCACGTAGAAGAGACATGGAACGGCAAGCCCGGAGGCACTTTCTATTATTGGGGCTTGGGAGATCCAAAGACATTTAACTATGACTGGGCACAGGAAACCAGTTCAACCGATCCTCTTGGATTCATACTGGCAACTCTAATCGAATCCGATGAGGGCGGCATGCCTACACTTCCTGGCTTGGCCAAAAAATGGTGGTTCTCTGAAGACGGACTGACATTCTTCGTTCAGATCAGAGAAGGTCTCCAGTGGTCTGACGGTGAGCCTTTTACTATCGATGACGTCTACTGGACATTTGTCGATGTGTCTTTCATTCCCGAGAACACGGCAAATGGGAACGGCTCTTATCTGGACTCGAACGATCAGCTGCCAGTGGTCGAGATCGTCGATGACACAACGATTTCTTTCACATGGACTGTCCCTATGGTTACCGCATTGAGGCAGATCGGCTTCCGCCCGATAATGCCAAAGCACGTTCTCGAGGAAGTCGTTGCCAACGGGACTTACCCAGAATTCTGGACAATTGCAGACTTTGACAAACTTGTTGGAATGGGACCATTCGTAATAACAGACTATATCGAAGGTGTAAGAATAGTCTTCGAAAGAAACCCATATTACTGGAAAGTCGATGGCAACGGAGTTAAGCTGCCCTACTTCGACAAGCTAAATTATGAGCTCCTTGCAGACCAGAATACTTCTCTTCTTAGATTCGAAGCAGGCGAACTTGACCTTTACGGACCAACTGCTGAGCAGTTCCCAAGGCTAGCAGAAATGGCCGCAGAAAAGGGTTGGATAACGGGTGTTGGTGGCCCTGCACTTGGATCCCAATTCGTGACTTTTAATTTCAACGCCACAGATCCGGTCAAGAGAGAATGGTTCAGAAACGACGGATTCAGAAGGGCCTTTGTATATGCAATGGATAGAGATGCCATCATTGAATCCCTATACAACGGACTCGGTTCTCCACTGTACGGACCCGTATCACCGTCCAGCGGCTTCTACAATCCCGAAATCGAGAAGTTCGCTTACAAGTATTCAATCACAAGGGCTAGACTTGAATTAAAGAGAGGCGGCTTCGACTGGCTCGCAGACGGAACCTGTGTCGACGCAAATGGAAACCCAGTTGAATTTGAACTTCTTACGAACGCTGGAAACGTTGTTAGAGAAGCGATTAGCAACATCATAGTAGATGGTGCTGCGAAGCTCGGAATCAAGGTCAATTTTAGACCCATTGACTTCAATACCGTTGTTTCAAGACTGACTGATGCAACCTATGAAGCTGTAGTAATTGGTTTAACCGGCAGTGTAGACCCCGGAACAGGTTGGAACGTTTACAGGCTCGATGGCGGTTTGCACTTCTGGAACTACCCTCCAGACTACAATCCTGATGACCACATAACGGAAGACATGTACATTCTTCCCGACTGGGAGAAGAGAGTAGACGAAATCTACAGACTCCAGACGTCCGCAGTTGACGATCAGGACAGATATGATTTGTTTGCGGAGTTCCAGATGATTTTTGCAGAGTATCAGCCAGTGGTCTTTACAATGGCTCAGAATTTCCTTTATGTTTACAAGAACAACATAAAGATGCCGGTGGAAAAGCTTACACCTGCCACTGGTCTTCTTTACCAGCTTGAAGGTTGGTGGAAAGAGTAA